In one window of bacterium DNA:
- a CDS encoding transposase: protein MGEKSNPPGSKPRSIFVPHAPPHLLEFGGTFMVTAGTYYKQSIFNSAQLLQMLTGKLLELAETYEWTLQAWSVFPNHYHFVGSCDNPDSLKTFIRHLHSVTAREANKVASMPGRQVWHNFWDTRITYERSLYARLNYVMYNPVKHEIVKRAESYPFCSARRFREECENEFQTILERIKFDKINVIDDF, encoded by the coding sequence ATGGGAGAAAAAAGCAACCCGCCCGGAAGCAAGCCGCGGTCGATCTTCGTTCCACACGCGCCTCCACACCTGCTGGAATTTGGCGGCACCTTCATGGTTACCGCGGGCACTTACTACAAGCAGTCGATTTTCAACTCCGCGCAATTGCTTCAGATGCTGACCGGTAAATTGCTTGAGTTGGCCGAAACATACGAATGGACTCTGCAGGCGTGGAGCGTCTTCCCCAATCATTACCATTTTGTGGGATCGTGCGACAATCCCGACTCGCTGAAAACGTTTATTCGACACTTGCATTCGGTGACGGCGAGGGAAGCCAACAAGGTTGCCTCCATGCCTGGCAGGCAGGTCTGGCACAATTTCTGGGACACGAGAATCACTTACGAGCGAAGCCTGTACGCAAGATTGAATTACGTAATGTACAACCCCGTGAAACATGAAATCGTCAAGCGGGCTGAATCGTATCCGTTTTGCTCCGCGCGCAGGTTCAGAGAAGAGTGCGAAAACGAGTTTCAGACAATATTGGAACGAATAAAGTTCGACAAAATTAATGTCATTGACGATTTTTAG